Proteins co-encoded in one Desulfovibrio aminophilus genomic window:
- a CDS encoding peptide chain release factor 3 — MQDSLFAKQLKKEVDRRRTFGIISHPDAGKTTLTEKLLLFGGAIQMAGAVKARKAARHATSDWMAMERERGISVTTSVMKFEHQGFEINLLDTPGHQDFSEDTYRVLTAVDSALMVIDSAKGVETQTRKLMEVCRLRDTPIMTFVNKLDRDGLNPFDILADIEKSLDIECVPLTWPIGMGKGFKGTWDIRAGRLRLFSPSFGETVVEGETVEGLDDPRLNELLGQEAADELRADLDLLSGAGGVFDRDLYLQGRQTPVFFGSAVNNFGVRELLDSFVNLAPAPKPREAKERRVSPYEEAFSGVVFKIQANMDPAHRDRIAFMRICSGRFQRGMKFRHHRIGKDVTVANATIFMAQDRMGVEEAWPGDIIGLHNHGTIKIGDTFTDKEPLKFTGIPNFAPEHFRRVVLKSPLKAKQLQKGLTQLAEEGAVQLFRPMFNNDYILGAVGVLQFDVITSRLKEEYGVDALYEAAPFHTVRWVSCEDRKMLDDFRKSMSGSLALDADENLAYLAPSAWRLDDTMEKWPGIVFSATREHE; from the coding sequence GTGCAGGACAGCCTTTTCGCCAAGCAATTGAAAAAAGAGGTGGATCGACGCCGCACCTTCGGCATCATCAGCCACCCCGACGCGGGCAAGACCACCCTCACCGAAAAACTGCTCCTCTTCGGCGGCGCGATCCAAATGGCCGGAGCGGTCAAGGCCCGCAAGGCCGCCCGCCACGCCACCTCGGACTGGATGGCCATGGAGCGCGAGCGCGGCATCTCCGTGACCACCTCGGTGATGAAGTTCGAGCATCAGGGCTTCGAGATCAACCTCCTGGACACCCCCGGCCACCAGGACTTCTCCGAGGACACCTACCGCGTGCTCACGGCCGTGGACTCGGCCCTGATGGTCATCGACTCGGCCAAGGGCGTGGAGACCCAGACCCGCAAGCTCATGGAGGTCTGCCGTCTGCGCGACACGCCGATCATGACCTTCGTGAACAAGCTCGACCGCGACGGCCTGAACCCCTTCGACATCCTGGCGGACATCGAGAAGAGCCTGGACATCGAGTGCGTGCCGCTCACCTGGCCCATCGGCATGGGCAAGGGCTTCAAGGGCACCTGGGACATCCGCGCGGGCAGGCTGAGGCTCTTCTCCCCGAGCTTCGGAGAAACGGTGGTGGAGGGCGAGACCGTGGAGGGTCTGGACGATCCCCGGCTGAACGAGCTGCTGGGCCAGGAGGCCGCCGACGAACTGCGCGCGGACCTGGACCTGCTCTCCGGCGCGGGCGGGGTCTTCGACCGCGACCTCTACCTCCAGGGCCGCCAGACACCGGTGTTCTTCGGCAGCGCGGTGAACAACTTCGGCGTGCGCGAGCTGCTGGACTCCTTCGTGAATCTGGCCCCCGCGCCCAAACCCCGGGAGGCCAAGGAGCGCCGGGTTTCGCCCTACGAAGAGGCCTTCTCCGGCGTGGTCTTCAAGATCCAGGCGAACATGGACCCGGCCCACCGCGACCGCATCGCCTTCATGCGCATCTGCTCCGGCCGCTTCCAGCGCGGCATGAAGTTCCGGCACCACCGCATCGGCAAGGACGTGACCGTGGCCAACGCCACCATCTTCATGGCCCAGGACCGCATGGGCGTGGAGGAGGCCTGGCCCGGGGACATCATCGGCCTGCACAACCACGGCACGATCAAGATCGGCGACACCTTCACCGACAAGGAGCCGCTCAAGTTCACCGGCATCCCGAACTTCGCGCCCGAGCACTTCCGCCGCGTGGTGCTCAAGAGCCCGCTCAAGGCCAAGCAGCTTCAGAAGGGCCTGACCCAGTTGGCCGAGGAGGGCGCGGTGCAGCTCTTCCGCCCCATGTTCAACAACGACTACATCCTCGGCGCGGTGGGCGTGCTCCAGTTCGACGTGATCACCTCCCGGCTCAAGGAAGAGTACGGCGTGGACGCGCTCTACGAGGCCGCGCCCTTCCACACCGTGCGCTGGGTCTCCTGCGAGGACCGGAAGATGCTGGACGACTTCCGCAAATCCATGTCCGGCAGCCTTGCGCTGGACGCGGACGAAAATCTTGCGTACCTTGCCCCGAGCGCGTGGCGCCTGGACGACACCATGGAGAAGTGGCCCGGGATCGTCTTCAGCGCCACCAGGGAGCACGAGTAG
- a CDS encoding YkgJ family cysteine cluster protein — MSRHLPFSYRCGRCGRCCEDMRIQVNPYETARLARGLGLSTSDFLARCTRSGVWLKAKSGGACVFLTGDGCSVHRDRPLVCRLYPLARHRNSSGGERFACLLPRPGSTGTHGLDGEIEDYLAANGAAPFLEQADAWLALFSRAWSLFEALLGVDPLLAALASDIRLLALDGHAPPRSRLLDPDLVAGEQCAARGLPRPESPEETARLHREAVDLWLEGPGRARSRGHERAESLARLVAGLGTGLGVNTTSLFQHVSDEDPPGAVEMDEALRLGADFL; from the coding sequence GTGTCGCGCCACCTGCCCTTCTCCTACCGTTGCGGCCGCTGCGGCCGCTGCTGCGAGGACATGCGCATCCAGGTGAACCCCTATGAGACGGCGCGCCTGGCGCGCGGCCTGGGCCTGTCCACCTCCGACTTCCTGGCCCGTTGCACGCGGTCCGGGGTCTGGCTCAAGGCCAAGTCCGGCGGGGCCTGCGTCTTCCTGACCGGGGACGGCTGTTCCGTCCACCGGGACCGGCCCCTGGTCTGCCGCCTCTATCCCCTGGCCCGCCACCGGAACTCCAGCGGAGGCGAGCGCTTCGCCTGCCTCCTGCCCCGGCCCGGCTCCACCGGAACCCACGGCCTGGACGGCGAAATCGAAGACTACCTCGCGGCCAACGGGGCCGCGCCGTTCCTGGAGCAGGCCGACGCCTGGCTGGCCCTCTTCTCCCGCGCCTGGAGCCTGTTCGAGGCCCTGCTCGGCGTGGACCCCCTGCTGGCGGCCCTGGCCTCGGACATCCGCCTGCTCGCCCTGGACGGCCACGCCCCGCCGCGAAGCCGCCTGCTGGACCCGGACCTCGTCGCCGGGGAGCAGTGCGCGGCCCGGGGACTGCCTCGGCCCGAATCCCCGGAAGAGACGGCCCGCCTGCACCGCGAGGCCGTGGACCTGTGGTTGGAGGGGCCGGGCCGGGCGCGGAGCCGGGGGCACGAACGGGCCGAGTCCCTGGCCCGGCTCGTGGCGGGCCTGGGTACGGGCCTGGGCGTGAACACGACCTCCCTGTTCCAGCACGTCTCCGACGAAGACCCGCCCGGAGCCGTGGAAATGGACGAGGCCTTGCGCCTGGGCGCGGACTTCCTCTGA
- the lgt gene encoding prolipoprotein diacylglyceryl transferase: MIKLPVLDPAIFRVGPVEVRWYGFMYALGFTSAWLLGRLRSKQSWRGWTPAMMDDVLSWLILGLLLGARIGYVVFYDPVFFWNHPAEIPAVWNGGMSFHGGAIGVCLAVWFFARKHGKTILEVGDFIVPLAPPGLFFGRMGNFINNELPGRVSDLPWAVIYPGPAGDVPRHPSQLYEAGLEGLVLFTLLWVHSRKPRPAGSTSGLFLLGYGSFRFFCEFFREPDAQLGFVAFGWMSMGQALCLPMIAAGLWLLLRKRGQA; encoded by the coding sequence ATGATCAAGCTTCCGGTTCTGGACCCCGCGATCTTCCGCGTGGGCCCCGTCGAGGTGCGCTGGTACGGCTTCATGTACGCCCTGGGCTTCACCTCGGCCTGGCTCCTGGGCCGCCTGCGGTCCAAACAGTCCTGGCGCGGCTGGACCCCGGCCATGATGGACGACGTCCTCTCCTGGCTCATCCTCGGGCTCCTGCTGGGCGCGCGCATCGGCTACGTGGTCTTCTACGATCCCGTCTTCTTCTGGAACCATCCGGCCGAGATTCCGGCGGTCTGGAACGGAGGCATGAGCTTCCACGGCGGGGCCATCGGCGTGTGCCTGGCGGTCTGGTTCTTCGCCCGCAAGCACGGCAAGACCATCCTGGAGGTGGGCGACTTCATCGTGCCCCTGGCCCCTCCGGGCCTGTTCTTCGGCCGCATGGGCAACTTCATCAACAACGAACTGCCCGGCCGGGTCTCGGACCTGCCCTGGGCCGTGATCTACCCCGGCCCGGCCGGGGACGTGCCCCGGCACCCCTCCCAGCTCTATGAGGCGGGCCTGGAGGGGCTCGTGCTGTTCACCCTGCTTTGGGTCCACTCCCGCAAGCCCCGCCCCGCGGGCTCGACCTCCGGGCTGTTCCTCCTGGGCTACGGCTCGTTCCGGTTTTTCTGCGAATTCTTCCGCGAGCCGGACGCGCAGCTCGGCTTCGTGGCCTTCGGCTGGATGAGCATGGGCCAGGCGCTCTGCCTGCCCATGATCGCCGCCGGGCTCTGGCTGTTGCTACGGAAGCGCGGGCAGGCGTAG